Proteins from a single region of Nocardiopsis dassonvillei subsp. dassonvillei DSM 43111:
- a CDS encoding TIGR01777 family oxidoreductase, whose amino-acid sequence MAITGATGLIGRALEASLLGDGHTVVRMVRHLPRGRHHPDVEEAEWRPEQGRVDTVALHEADAVVHLAGAPVGPALWTRHRRTLIRRSRVRGTRTLCQALAGMSSPPPRLLSASGMHFYGDTGGRAATEDSPPGTGFLAGVCRDWEEATAPAEEAGLSVAHMRTSVVLDRSGGMLGTLLPLYRAGLGGRLGSGRQYMSWIAMRDQIGAVRFLLEHPEITGPVNMCAPEPVTNAEFTRALGRALRRPAVLPVPAPAMRAVLGDFAEETALIDMRAEPERLTKAGYSFALPTVDSALSDILARPAQSTGA is encoded by the coding sequence GTGGCTATCACCGGGGCGACGGGACTCATCGGCAGGGCGCTGGAGGCGTCCCTGCTCGGCGACGGACACACGGTGGTGCGCATGGTGCGCCACCTGCCGCGGGGGCGGCACCACCCGGACGTGGAGGAGGCGGAGTGGCGCCCCGAGCAGGGACGGGTGGACACCGTGGCCCTGCACGAGGCCGACGCCGTGGTGCACCTGGCCGGGGCGCCGGTCGGCCCGGCCCTGTGGACGCGGCACCGGCGCACCCTCATCCGGCGCAGCCGCGTGCGCGGCACCCGCACCCTGTGCCAGGCCCTGGCGGGGATGTCCTCGCCTCCCCCCCGCCTGCTGAGCGCGTCGGGGATGCACTTCTACGGCGACACCGGCGGGCGGGCGGCCACCGAGGACTCCCCGCCGGGCACCGGCTTCCTGGCCGGGGTCTGCCGGGACTGGGAGGAGGCCACCGCCCCGGCCGAGGAGGCGGGCCTGTCGGTGGCGCACATGCGCACCTCGGTGGTGCTCGACCGCTCGGGCGGCATGCTGGGCACGCTGCTGCCGCTGTACCGGGCGGGGCTGGGCGGGCGTCTGGGGTCGGGGCGCCAGTACATGAGCTGGATCGCCATGCGCGACCAGATCGGGGCCGTGCGCTTCCTGCTGGAGCACCCCGAGATCACCGGCCCGGTGAACATGTGCGCGCCCGAGCCGGTGACCAACGCCGAGTTCACCAGGGCGCTGGGCCGCGCCCTGCGGCGCCCCGCCGTCCTGCCGGTCCCGGCTCCGGCGATGCGCGCGGTGCTGGGGGACTTCGCCGAGGAGACCGCGCTGATCGACATGAGGGCCGAGCCCGAACGCCTCACGAAGGCCGGTTATTCCTTCGCGCTGCCCACCGTGGACAGTGCGCTATCCGACATCCTGGCCAGACCCGCACAGTCCACCGGGGCGTAA
- the sucB gene encoding 2-oxoglutarate dehydrogenase, E2 component, dihydrolipoamide succinyltransferase — protein MPTSVSMPALGESVTEGTVTQWLKNVGDTVEVDEPLLEVSTDKVDTEIPSPVAGVLTKILVDEDETVEIGAEIAVIGGEGEGADDEGGAEPAAEESAQEPEETEKPEEGAAEEPEPEPAPEPESGAGARASSSDRGPTTSVTMPALGESVTEGTVTQWLKSVGDTVEVDEPLLEVSTDKVDTEIPSPVAGVLTKILVDEDETVEIGAEIAVIGGTGDEPPAVSEGAAPAEAEPKAEPVSEPEPAEAEPAAPAPKAEAEPEPAADRDKDGESPSVDIGTLSGTGRASGTDAGTEAYVTPLVRKLASEHGVNLSRVKGTGVGGRVRKQDVLKAAEEQKADAARAAAPAPSSAPRKGATDTSLRGRTEKLTRLRLSIADRMVESLHVSATTTQVIEVDVTKIARLREHSAERFAEREDVRLDFFPFFALAAVEALRSHPKLNAVIDSDKQEVTYHDVENLGVSVDTERGLLAPVVKDAGKLGLGELARRLKDLTERAHTGQLGPDELGGGTFTIAETGCTGALFGTPIINQPQVAILGTGAVVKRPVVVEDTAMGDEVIAVRSMVYLSLAHDHRLIDSADAGRFLQSVKARLEEGAFEDDLGL, from the coding sequence ATGCCGACTTCCGTTTCCATGCCCGCCCTGGGTGAGAGCGTCACCGAGGGCACCGTCACCCAGTGGCTGAAGAACGTGGGCGACACCGTCGAGGTGGACGAACCGCTCCTGGAGGTCTCCACCGACAAGGTGGACACCGAGATTCCCTCACCCGTCGCGGGCGTACTCACCAAGATCCTCGTCGACGAGGACGAGACCGTGGAGATCGGCGCGGAGATCGCCGTCATCGGCGGTGAGGGCGAGGGCGCCGACGACGAGGGCGGCGCCGAGCCCGCGGCCGAGGAGTCCGCGCAGGAGCCCGAGGAGACCGAGAAGCCCGAGGAGGGGGCCGCCGAGGAGCCCGAGCCGGAGCCCGCCCCCGAGCCCGAGTCCGGGGCCGGCGCGCGGGCCTCGTCCTCCGACCGGGGCCCGACCACGTCGGTGACCATGCCCGCCCTGGGTGAGAGCGTCACCGAGGGCACCGTCACCCAGTGGCTCAAGAGCGTGGGCGACACCGTCGAGGTGGACGAACCGCTCCTGGAGGTCTCCACCGACAAGGTGGACACCGAGATTCCCTCACCCGTCGCGGGCGTACTCACCAAGATCCTCGTCGACGAGGACGAGACCGTGGAGATCGGCGCGGAGATCGCCGTCATCGGCGGCACCGGGGACGAGCCCCCGGCCGTCTCCGAGGGCGCGGCCCCGGCCGAGGCCGAGCCCAAGGCCGAACCGGTGTCGGAGCCCGAGCCCGCCGAGGCCGAGCCCGCCGCGCCCGCCCCGAAGGCCGAGGCCGAGCCCGAGCCCGCCGCGGACCGGGACAAGGACGGCGAGAGCCCGTCCGTGGACATCGGCACCCTCAGCGGCACCGGCCGCGCCTCGGGTACCGACGCCGGGACCGAGGCGTACGTGACCCCGCTGGTGCGCAAGCTCGCCTCCGAGCACGGCGTGAACCTCAGCCGTGTCAAGGGCACCGGCGTGGGCGGCCGCGTCCGCAAGCAGGACGTGCTCAAGGCCGCCGAGGAGCAGAAGGCCGACGCCGCGCGCGCCGCCGCCCCCGCGCCGTCCTCGGCCCCGCGCAAGGGGGCCACCGACACCTCCCTGCGCGGCCGTACCGAGAAGCTCACCCGCCTGCGCCTGTCCATCGCGGACCGGATGGTGGAGTCGCTGCACGTCTCGGCCACGACCACGCAGGTCATCGAGGTGGACGTCACCAAGATCGCCCGCCTGCGCGAGCACTCCGCCGAGCGCTTCGCCGAGCGCGAGGACGTGCGGCTGGACTTCTTCCCGTTCTTCGCGCTGGCCGCGGTGGAGGCCCTGCGCTCCCACCCCAAGCTCAACGCCGTGATCGACAGCGACAAGCAGGAGGTGACCTACCACGACGTGGAGAACCTCGGCGTCTCGGTGGACACCGAGCGCGGTCTGCTGGCCCCCGTGGTCAAGGACGCGGGCAAGCTGGGCCTGGGTGAGCTGGCGCGCAGGCTCAAGGACCTGACCGAGCGCGCCCACACCGGCCAGCTGGGCCCGGACGAGCTGGGCGGCGGCACGTTCACCATCGCCGAGACCGGCTGCACCGGCGCGCTGTTCGGCACGCCGATCATCAACCAGCCGCAGGTGGCCATCCTGGGCACCGGCGCGGTCGTCAAGCGCCCCGTCGTGGTCGAGGACACCGCCATGGGCGACGAGGTGATCGCGGTCCGCTCGATGGTGTACCTGTCGCTGGCCCACGACCACCGCCTGATCGACAGCGCCGACGCCGGGCGCTTCCTCCAGAGCGTGAAGGCGCGTCTGGAGGAGGGCGCCTTCGAGGACGACCTGGGCCTGTAG
- a CDS encoding helix-turn-helix domain-containing protein: protein MPPEEATGVRVHLDKLLAERGMTLTQLAERVGVTVVNLSVLKNDRARAIRFSTLAALCRELRCQPGDLISYDPE, encoded by the coding sequence ATGCCGCCCGAGGAGGCCACCGGCGTCCGCGTCCACCTGGACAAGCTCCTGGCCGAGCGCGGTATGACCCTCACCCAGCTGGCCGAACGGGTCGGCGTCACCGTCGTCAACCTGTCGGTGCTCAAGAACGACCGGGCCAGGGCGATCCGCTTCTCCACCCTGGCCGCCCTGTGCCGCGAACTCCGCTGCCAGCCGGGCGACCTGATCAGCTACGACCCCGAGTGA
- a CDS encoding LCP family protein, which yields MAGKRSAPRPPSAAMHAVRMSPGQWVACVVTALAIIASLGGYGWYQGIVGNITTAQVDTDAWDRPNSVEGVMNLLIIGSDVRSGDNANYGEAEGERPDTMLIASINVDNGAATLVNLPRDLVVDLPGCEAVEGYEGMSPHSGMINSAMTFGGVGCQWQTVEEVTDVHLDHFVMMDFTGFKDMVDAIGGVEMCIPAPVDDPKAHLTLDAGTQTLSGEESLGYVRSRYGQGDGSDLSRIDRQQEFMGAMLRQVLSSEVMTSPVTITNFLSAVTDSVTTDEELTVETMTDIAISMREVDLERIQFVTVPNGQHPADANRLAMSQPAASELFAAINSGAYLEDEEPEDEGEESEEGSGDAAPAPADVSVQVLNNTGVTGLANEVQGVLLGEGYDVTGIGEPAVRFPELTTVYYAPGEAAAAELLAGSLENAVTEEVADLPQTLELVIGQDWNGFAGGGGSSGPEVSITEDLGGTTAAGARESAC from the coding sequence ATGGCTGGAAAACGCTCCGCCCCCCGCCCTCCGTCCGCCGCCATGCACGCCGTGCGCATGTCCCCGGGGCAGTGGGTCGCCTGCGTGGTCACCGCCCTGGCCATCATCGCCAGCCTCGGCGGCTACGGCTGGTACCAGGGCATCGTCGGCAACATCACCACCGCGCAGGTGGACACCGACGCCTGGGACCGGCCCAACAGCGTCGAGGGCGTGATGAACCTGCTCATCATCGGCTCCGACGTCCGGTCGGGGGACAACGCCAACTACGGCGAGGCCGAGGGCGAGCGCCCCGACACCATGCTCATCGCCAGCATCAACGTGGACAACGGCGCGGCCACGCTGGTCAACCTGCCCCGCGACCTGGTCGTGGACCTGCCCGGCTGCGAGGCCGTGGAGGGCTACGAGGGGATGAGCCCGCACAGCGGCATGATCAACTCGGCGATGACCTTCGGCGGGGTGGGCTGCCAGTGGCAGACCGTCGAGGAGGTCACCGACGTGCACCTGGACCACTTCGTCATGATGGACTTCACCGGGTTCAAGGACATGGTGGACGCCATCGGCGGCGTGGAGATGTGCATCCCCGCGCCGGTGGACGACCCCAAGGCGCACCTGACGCTGGACGCAGGGACGCAGACCCTCAGCGGTGAGGAGTCGCTGGGCTACGTGCGCTCCCGCTACGGCCAGGGCGACGGCAGCGACCTGTCGCGGATCGACCGCCAGCAGGAGTTCATGGGCGCCATGCTGCGCCAGGTGCTCAGCAGCGAGGTCATGACCAGCCCGGTGACCATCACCAACTTCCTCAGCGCCGTCACCGACTCGGTGACCACCGACGAGGAGCTGACCGTGGAGACGATGACCGACATCGCCATCTCCATGCGCGAGGTGGACCTGGAGCGCATCCAGTTCGTCACCGTGCCCAACGGCCAGCACCCCGCCGACGCCAACCGGCTGGCCATGAGCCAGCCCGCCGCCTCCGAGCTGTTCGCGGCGATCAACTCCGGCGCCTACCTGGAGGACGAGGAGCCGGAGGACGAGGGGGAGGAGTCGGAGGAGGGCTCCGGCGACGCGGCCCCCGCCCCCGCCGACGTCTCCGTGCAGGTCCTCAACAACACCGGTGTCACCGGCCTGGCGAACGAGGTCCAGGGCGTCCTGCTGGGGGAGGGGTACGACGTCACCGGTATCGGCGAACCCGCGGTGCGCTTCCCCGAGCTGACCACCGTCTACTACGCTCCGGGTGAGGCGGCCGCCGCCGAACTGCTGGCGGGTTCGCTGGAGAACGCGGTCACCGAGGAGGTCGCCGACCTCCCGCAGACGCTGGAACTGGTCATCGGCCAGGACTGGAACGGCTTCGCGGGCGGAGGCGGCTCGTCCGGGCCCGAGGTCTCCATCACCGAGGACCTGGGCGGCACCACCGCGGCGGGGGCTCGGGAGAGCGCCTGCTGA
- the lipB gene encoding lipoyl(octanoyl) transferase LipB, whose amino-acid sequence MSDLVYAWLGDTPVPYHQGWDLQKRLHESRVADEVPDTVLLLEHEPVYTAGKRTGRWDRPITDPGAPVVDIDRGGKITWHGPGQLTVYPIVRLPDPVDVIAYVRMLEEAIIRTIAEYGLTGTRVEGRTGVWLAADPERGLIERKVAAIGCRIARGVGMHGLALNCNNDMSWYDRIVPCGITDAGVTSLSAELGRDVSVADARPRMERHLADLLGAREYRHTDGADLLSGATARG is encoded by the coding sequence GTGAGTGATCTCGTTTACGCATGGCTGGGCGACACTCCCGTCCCGTACCACCAGGGCTGGGATCTCCAGAAGCGGCTCCACGAGAGCCGGGTCGCCGATGAGGTGCCCGACACCGTCCTGTTGCTGGAACACGAGCCCGTGTACACCGCAGGAAAGCGCACCGGGAGGTGGGATCGTCCCATCACCGACCCCGGGGCGCCCGTGGTGGACATCGACCGGGGCGGCAAGATCACCTGGCACGGCCCCGGTCAGCTGACGGTGTACCCCATCGTCCGGCTGCCGGACCCCGTCGACGTGATCGCCTACGTCCGGATGCTGGAGGAGGCCATCATCCGCACCATCGCGGAGTACGGCCTGACCGGCACGCGGGTGGAGGGGCGCACCGGGGTGTGGCTGGCCGCCGACCCCGAGCGCGGCCTCATCGAACGCAAGGTGGCCGCCATCGGCTGCCGGATCGCCCGCGGGGTCGGGATGCACGGGCTCGCGTTGAACTGCAACAATGACATGTCGTGGTACGACCGGATCGTCCCGTGCGGAATCACCGACGCCGGAGTCACCTCGCTCTCCGCCGAACTGGGGCGCGACGTGTCCGTGGCCGACGCGCGGCCCCGGATGGAACGCCATCTGGCGGACCTGCTCGGCGCGCGGGAGTACCGCCACACCGACGGCGCGGACCTGCTCTCCGGCGCCACCGCGCGTGGATGA
- a CDS encoding DUF2975 domain-containing protein produces MSLRKALDWSRADSALLRFVLVVLLGFQVVHGLFLLAWSTGLVPAATSAGLNVLTRDLPSGTAPRSPDVAVRGDVTVEGAGGMEIAFHDPSAAERVMLVAPALLTALAVGLVAYLLLRMVLTLDGGDPFVPANVRRMYAIALTVVTGALAVPAAEALLGAVLEHRALGTDATVVFSLSLDLDGGVLPLVAVGLVIAALAEVFRRGTRLREDVEGLV; encoded by the coding sequence ATGTCCCTTCGCAAGGCCCTGGACTGGTCCAGGGCGGACTCCGCTCTGCTCCGGTTCGTCCTCGTCGTCCTCCTGGGCTTCCAGGTGGTCCACGGGCTCTTCCTGCTCGCCTGGAGCACCGGACTCGTCCCCGCCGCCACCAGCGCGGGCCTCAACGTGCTCACGCGGGACCTCCCCTCCGGCACGGCGCCGCGTTCGCCGGACGTCGCCGTGCGCGGCGACGTCACCGTGGAGGGGGCGGGCGGCATGGAGATCGCCTTCCACGACCCCTCGGCGGCCGAGCGCGTCATGCTGGTCGCCCCCGCGCTGCTCACCGCCCTGGCAGTGGGACTGGTCGCCTACCTGCTGCTGCGCATGGTCCTGACCCTGGACGGGGGAGACCCCTTCGTCCCGGCGAACGTCCGTCGCATGTACGCCATCGCCCTGACGGTGGTCACCGGCGCCCTCGCGGTCCCGGCCGCGGAGGCCCTCCTCGGCGCCGTCCTGGAGCACCGGGCGCTGGGCACGGACGCCACCGTGGTGTTCTCCCTCAGCCTGGACCTCGACGGCGGTGTCCTCCCGCTGGTCGCGGTCGGCCTCGTCATCGCCGCCCTCGCCGAGGTCTTCCGCCGGGGCACCCGGCTCCGCGAGGACGTCGAGGGGCTCGTCTGA
- a CDS encoding DUF4191 domain-containing protein — MAKKPKGSQNTARGKDGAEKQPGRLKQIGMVAKVVHQQSPRSIPLAVTAAVVILAVFVGIGIWTGSWILWPLTGLPVAFLVGFIIFTRSAQRVQYKMLDGRLGAGMAILDNMRGNWVVEPGVAANKQMDVVHRVVGRPGVILVGEGDPGRLKPLIAGEKKRVARVAYDTPIYDFKVGNGEDQVPVSKLQRTLVRLPRNLDKAGTAELNYRLKALPAKMQMPKGPMPKNAKMPRGMRGQMGG, encoded by the coding sequence ATGGCGAAAAAGCCCAAGGGTTCACAGAACACGGCCCGAGGCAAGGACGGTGCCGAGAAGCAGCCGGGCCGTCTCAAGCAGATCGGCATGGTCGCCAAGGTCGTCCACCAGCAGAGTCCGCGCAGCATCCCGCTCGCGGTCACGGCGGCGGTGGTCATCCTCGCGGTGTTCGTCGGCATCGGTATCTGGACCGGGTCGTGGATCCTGTGGCCGCTGACCGGTCTGCCGGTCGCCTTCCTGGTGGGCTTCATCATCTTCACCCGCTCCGCGCAGCGCGTGCAGTACAAGATGCTGGACGGACGCCTGGGCGCGGGTATGGCGATCCTGGACAACATGCGCGGCAACTGGGTGGTCGAGCCGGGTGTGGCGGCCAACAAGCAGATGGACGTCGTGCACCGCGTGGTGGGGCGCCCCGGCGTGATCCTGGTAGGCGAGGGCGACCCCGGCCGCCTCAAGCCGCTGATCGCCGGTGAGAAGAAGCGCGTGGCCCGCGTCGCCTACGACACGCCCATCTACGACTTCAAGGTGGGCAACGGCGAGGACCAGGTGCCGGTCTCCAAGCTCCAGCGCACGCTGGTCAGGCTCCCGCGCAACCTGGACAAGGCCGGGACCGCCGAGCTGAACTACCGGCTCAAGGCGCTGCCCGCCAAGATGCAGATGCCCAAGGGGCCCATGCCCAAGAACGCCAAGATGCCCCGGGGCATGCGCGGCCAGATGGGCGGCTGA
- a CDS encoding NADPH-dependent FMN reductase: MDNLRIAVILGGNRRGRTGPAVSRWFVDRARKYPDPSVAFDFLDVEDISPQDGHGGPMAPEPAHTVEAADGYVVLTPEYNHGYPGELKSAIDAARREWFGKAVGFVSYGGMSGGLRAIEQLRSVFSELHTATIRDTVSLHNAQTMFGPDGTPVVDMSSAEAAVERMLRQLAWWALALREARERRPYPG; the protein is encoded by the coding sequence ATGGACAACCTTCGGATCGCGGTCATCCTCGGCGGAAACCGCCGGGGCCGCACCGGACCCGCCGTCTCCCGCTGGTTCGTGGACCGGGCCCGGAAGTACCCGGACCCCTCCGTGGCGTTCGACTTCCTCGACGTGGAGGACATCAGCCCGCAGGACGGCCACGGCGGCCCGATGGCCCCGGAGCCGGCGCACACGGTGGAGGCGGCCGACGGGTACGTCGTGCTGACCCCGGAGTACAACCACGGCTACCCGGGCGAGCTGAAGAGCGCCATCGACGCCGCGCGCCGTGAGTGGTTCGGCAAGGCGGTGGGCTTCGTCTCCTACGGCGGGATGTCCGGCGGCCTGCGGGCGATCGAGCAGCTGCGGTCGGTCTTCTCGGAGCTGCACACCGCCACGATCCGCGACACGGTCAGCCTGCACAACGCTCAGACGATGTTCGGCCCCGACGGAACCCCGGTGGTGGACATGTCGTCCGCGGAGGCCGCCGTGGAGCGGATGCTGCGCCAGCTGGCGTGGTGGGCGCTGGCCCTGCGGGAGGCCCGGGAGCGGCGCCCCTACCCCGGTTAG
- the lipA gene encoding lipoyl synthase, with translation MTIAPEGRRLLRVEARNSETPIEKKPPWIKIKAHMGPEYTELHSLVKSEGLHTVCQEAGCPNIYECWEDREATFLIGGDQCTRRCDFCNIATGKPTALDRMEPTKVANSVKTMGLRYATITGVARDDLEDGGAWLYAETVRKIHELNPGTGVELLIPDFNADPDQLAEVFGSRPEVLAHNVETVPRIFKRIRPGFRYERSLKVITEARADNLVTKSNLILGMGETREEISEAMRDLHEAGCDLLTITQYLRPSKLHHPIDRWVKPEEFVELGQEAEEIGFAGVMSGPLVRSSYRAGRLYKQAREKRDAENASLANNA, from the coding sequence TTGACCATCGCTCCTGAGGGCCGCAGGCTGCTGCGCGTGGAGGCGCGCAACAGCGAGACCCCCATCGAGAAGAAGCCGCCGTGGATCAAGATCAAGGCGCACATGGGGCCCGAGTACACCGAGCTCCACTCCCTGGTCAAGAGCGAGGGCCTGCACACGGTCTGCCAGGAGGCCGGGTGCCCCAACATCTACGAGTGCTGGGAGGACCGCGAGGCGACCTTCCTCATCGGGGGCGACCAGTGCACGCGGCGCTGCGACTTCTGCAACATCGCCACCGGCAAGCCCACCGCCCTGGACCGCATGGAGCCGACCAAGGTCGCCAACTCCGTGAAGACCATGGGCCTGCGCTACGCCACCATCACCGGTGTGGCCCGTGACGACCTGGAGGACGGCGGCGCCTGGCTGTACGCCGAGACCGTCCGCAAGATCCACGAGCTCAACCCGGGCACGGGCGTGGAGCTGCTCATCCCCGACTTCAACGCCGACCCCGACCAGCTGGCCGAGGTGTTCGGCTCGCGTCCGGAGGTGCTGGCGCACAACGTCGAGACGGTGCCGCGGATCTTCAAGCGCATCCGTCCGGGCTTCCGCTACGAGCGCTCCCTCAAGGTGATCACCGAGGCGCGCGCGGACAACCTGGTCACCAAGTCGAACCTGATCCTGGGCATGGGCGAGACCCGTGAGGAGATCAGCGAGGCGATGCGCGACCTGCACGAGGCCGGGTGCGACCTGCTGACCATCACCCAGTACCTGCGCCCCTCCAAGCTGCACCACCCGATCGACCGGTGGGTCAAGCCGGAGGAGTTCGTGGAGCTGGGCCAGGAGGCCGAGGAGATCGGCTTCGCCGGTGTCATGTCCGGGCCGCTGGTGCGCTCCTCCTACCGGGCGGGCCGCCTGTACAAGCAGGCCCGGGAGAAGCGGGACGCCGAGAACGCCTCCCTGGCGAACAACGCGTAA
- a CDS encoding LCP family protein, with the protein MSLGQWVACGATGLLIAASLTVYAGYRDVLSIATEEVNTDAWGDRPAQAEGIHNILLLATDQRAGDNAEYSVVNGVRPDVLVVVSINVDEGGVTMVNMPRDLMVPMPDCPANGENPGVTAGTVDQLNHAMTYGGMDCQGNTVETVTDIHLDHMVMVDFAGFQEIVDSIGGVEMCVPQPIDDPKAHITLDAGMQTLNGEEALGLARSRASTEQGSDLNRIENQQRMMGAILRKVTSGEIMSSPATLYDFMGSVTDSLVTDDGFTVDQMTELAISMREVDLGRMRMVTAPVVDSPVHSGKLDLQQPAADELFSAVASGDALPEEEGGDGGGGEGSEEAEEPAVEPADVSVRVLNGTGITGLASQVGTLLTEQGFNVTGEGDPVERTPAVTTIYHGPDQLAQAEELASALSVAQLEEVPDFGPELELVMGAQDWDGLATSGGGSGGGGGDALAGLGATSAAEDEVSCE; encoded by the coding sequence ATGAGTCTCGGCCAGTGGGTGGCGTGCGGGGCGACAGGCCTGCTCATCGCGGCCAGTCTCACCGTGTACGCGGGCTACCGCGACGTCCTCAGCATCGCCACCGAGGAGGTCAACACCGACGCCTGGGGTGACCGTCCGGCCCAGGCGGAGGGCATCCACAACATCCTGCTGCTGGCCACCGACCAGCGCGCGGGGGACAACGCCGAGTACAGCGTGGTCAACGGCGTGCGTCCCGACGTGCTGGTCGTGGTGAGCATCAACGTGGACGAGGGCGGGGTGACGATGGTCAACATGCCCCGCGACCTGATGGTCCCGATGCCCGACTGCCCGGCCAACGGCGAGAACCCCGGGGTGACGGCGGGCACGGTGGACCAGCTCAACCACGCCATGACCTACGGCGGGATGGACTGCCAGGGCAACACGGTGGAGACGGTCACCGACATCCACCTCGACCACATGGTGATGGTCGACTTCGCGGGCTTCCAGGAGATCGTGGACTCCATCGGCGGCGTGGAGATGTGCGTCCCCCAGCCGATCGACGACCCCAAGGCCCACATCACGCTCGACGCCGGGATGCAGACCCTCAACGGCGAGGAGGCGCTGGGCCTGGCCCGCTCCCGGGCCAGCACGGAGCAGGGCAGCGACCTGAACCGGATCGAGAACCAGCAGCGGATGATGGGCGCCATCCTGCGCAAGGTCACCAGCGGCGAGATCATGTCCAGCCCCGCCACGCTCTACGACTTCATGGGCTCGGTCACCGACAGCCTGGTGACCGACGACGGGTTCACCGTGGACCAGATGACCGAGCTGGCCATCTCGATGCGCGAGGTCGACCTGGGGCGGATGCGGATGGTCACCGCCCCCGTAGTGGACTCTCCCGTCCACAGCGGGAAGCTGGACCTCCAGCAGCCCGCCGCCGATGAGCTGTTCTCCGCGGTCGCCTCCGGTGACGCCCTGCCCGAGGAGGAGGGCGGCGACGGAGGCGGCGGCGAGGGCTCGGAGGAGGCCGAGGAGCCCGCCGTCGAACCCGCGGACGTGTCCGTGCGGGTGCTCAACGGCACGGGCATCACCGGTCTGGCGAGCCAGGTCGGGACGCTGCTCACCGAGCAGGGGTTCAACGTCACCGGTGAGGGCGACCCGGTCGAGCGGACCCCCGCCGTCACCACGATCTACCACGGCCCCGACCAGCTCGCGCAGGCCGAGGAGCTGGCCTCGGCGCTCAGCGTGGCCCAGCTGGAGGAGGTCCCCGACTTCGGTCCAGAGCTGGAGCTGGTGATGGGCGCGCAGGACTGGGACGGCCTGGCCACGAGCGGAGGGGGCTCCGGCGGCGGCGGGGGCGATGCCCTGGCAGGTCTGGGCGCCACCAGCGCCGCCGAGGACGAGGTCAGCTGCGAGTAG